One Rosa chinensis cultivar Old Blush chromosome 5, RchiOBHm-V2, whole genome shotgun sequence genomic region harbors:
- the LOC112166114 gene encoding nucleobase-ascorbate transporter 2, producing the protein MAAPAKPEEISHPPMDQLQGLEYCIDSNPSWGEAIALGFQHYILALGTAVMIPSFLVPLMGGTDGDKVRVIQTLLFIEGINTLLQTLFGTRLPTVIGGSYAFMVPIISIIHDSSLETIGDPHTRFINTMRAVQGALIVSSSIQIILGYSQIWAICSRFFSPLGMVPVIALVGFGMFDRGFPVVGRCVEIGIPMLILFVAFSQYLKNFHARQIPVLERFALIISITVIWAYAHLLTASGAYRHRPEATQLSCRTDRANLISSAPWIKIPYPLQWGAPTFSAGHSFGMMAAVLVSLIESTGAYKAASRLASATPPPAHVLSRGIGWQGIGILLNGLFGTLTGSTVSVENVGLLGSTRVGSRRVIQISAGFMIFFSLLGKFGALFASIPFPIFAAAYCVLFGFVASVGLSFLQFTNMNSMRNLFIVGVSLFLGLSVPEYFREYSIMAHHAPAHTKAGWFNDYLNTIFSSSPTVALLVAVFLDNTLEYKESARDRGMPWWAKFRAFKGDSRNEEFYTLPFNLNRFFPPS; encoded by the exons ATGGCAGCTCCAGCTAAACCAGAAGAGATAAGCCATCCACCAATGGACCAGCTTCAGGGATTGGAGTACTGCATTGACTCAAACCCATCTTGGG GGGAGGCAATTGCTTTGGGTTTTCAGCACTACATTTTGGCCTTGGGAACTGCTGTTATGATCCCTTCATTTCTTGTTCCTTTGATGGGCGGCACTGAT GGTGACAAAGTGAGAGTGATACAGACTCTGCTCTTCATTGAAGGAATTAATACACTTCTGCAGACATTGTTTGGAACAAGATTGCCAACTGTGATTGGAGGGTCTTATGCATTCATGGTTCCCATTATATCCATTATTCATGATTCTTCATTGGAAACTATTGGCGATCCTCATACT AGATTTATAAACACCATGAGAGCAGTCCAAGGTGCATTGATAGTATCATCAAGCATACAGATTATTCTGGGATATAGTCAAATTTGGGCCATCTGTTCCAG GTTCTTCAGCCCACTTGGAATGGTTCCTGTTATTGCGTTGGTGGGTTTCGGCATGTTTGATAGAGGCTTCCCAGTG GTTGGGAGATGTGTTGAAATTGGCATTCCAATGCTAATCCTATTTGTAGCTTTCTCTCAG TACTTAAAGAACTTCCATGCAAGACAGATACCAGTACTAGAGCGATTTGCGCTTATTATATCAATCACAGTAATATGGGCATATGCACACCTCTTGACAGCCAGTGGTGCATACAGACACCGCCCAGAAGCTACCCAATTAAGTTGCCGAACTGACAGGGCCAACCTCATTTCCTCTGCTCCATG GATAAAAATACCATATCCTCTTCAGTGGGGTGCCCCTACCTTTAGCGCTGGTCACTCTTTTGGTATGATGGCAGCTGTTCTAGTTTCGTTGATTGAG TCAACTGGAGCATACAAGGCTGCATCACGTCTAGCAAGTGCTACACCACCTCCAGCTCATGTTCTTAGCCGTGGTATCGGATGGCAGGGGATAGGAATCCTTCTTAACGGACTATTTGGAACATTGACAGGCTCGACAGTCTCTGT AGAAAATGTGGGGCTTCTTGGTAGCACTCGTGTTGGAAGCCGTAGGGTTATTCAAATCTCGGCTGGTTTTATGATATTCTTCTCCTTGTTGG GAAAATTTGGAGCTTTATTTGCATCAATACCCTTCCCCATATTTGCTGCTGCATATTGCgtattgtttggttttgttg CTTCGGTGGGGCTATCCTTCTTGCAATTCACAAACATGAACTCGATGAGAAACCTCTTTATCGTTGGCGTatctttgtttttgggtttgtcTGTGCCTGAGTATTTCAGGGAATACAGTATAATggctcatcatgctccagctcATACAAAAGCTGGATGG TTCAATGATTATCTTAATACCATCTTCTCATCATCTCCAACTGTGGCCTTGCTTGTCGCCGTTTTCTTAGATAACACACTTGAATACAAGGAAAGTGCAAGAGACAGAGGAATGCCATGGTGGGCCAAATTTCGGGCATTCAAAGGGGACAGCCGAAATGAAGAGTTTTACACTCTCCCCTTCAACCTTAATCGATTCTTCCCTCCATCTTAA
- the LOC112166195 gene encoding O-fucosyltransferase 8 isoform X2 — MGKQGSKEYDPSNIGRRMSGGDYSLNSNMLWLHGLKSHDFHVLRNDSMKYSTCKGSFVGKKHLWLRKDVKSIVFVFVLMGFLILLDTFLVSFFDSMVLQNSSTLRKSLGLKEDKMDAYIMKEKSPVQMYDRLLKLASASLAKKEFKQESSTLWEEPNRRQVAAWKPCADREVSKSLGKYKKSNGYIIVSANGGLNQQRVAICNAVAVASLLNATLVLPRFLYSNVWNDPSQFGDIYQEEYFIDVMKDEVDIVNELPSHLASLDLEAIGSLITDADLVKEAKPTDYVRTVLPILLKNGVVHLLGYGNRLGFDPLPSELQRLRCKCNFHALKYVPEIQRVGSLLVTRIRKYDAALSMLDKQLLGNFMHSIHSKQHDAAARGPFKYLALHLRFEIDMVAYSLCDFGRGESERNELQAYREIHFPLLIERLKNSNELRKLGKCPLTPEEAALVLAGIGFKHRTYIYLAGSQIYGGNSRMNSFTNLYPNLVTKETLLTPRELAPFQNFSSKLAALDFIACATADVFAMTDSGSQLSSLVSGFRTYYGGGHAPTLRPNKKRLAAILSENSTIGWNSFEDRVKKMIEEGQRVHVRRFGRSIYRQPRCPECMCKSYL, encoded by the exons ATGGGAAAGCAAGGGAGTAAAGAATATGATCCTTCTAATATTGGGAGGAGAATGTCAGGGGGAGATTACAGTTTGAATTCCAATATGTTGTGGCTTCATGGTCTGAAAAGTCATGACTTTCATGTTCTACGAAATGATTCCATGAAGTATAGTACTTGTAAGGGAAGCTTTGTGGGGAAAAAGCATTTGTGGCTTCGGAAAGATGTGAAGTCAAtcgtttttgtgtttgttttgatgggtttcctTATCCTGCTTGATACTTTTCTGGTGTCCTTTTTCGATTCTATGGTTCTTCAGAACAGTTCAACTTTAAGAAAATCTCTGGGCCTTAAG GAGGACAAAATGGATGCCTACATTATGAAAGAAAAATCACCAGTTCAGATGTATGATCGCCTACTAAAGTTGGCGTCTGCATCCCTTGCAAAG AAAGAGTTCAAGCAAGAGTCATCAACCTTATGGGAAGAACCAAATAGGAGGCAAGTTGCTGCATGGAAACCTTGTGCGGATAGAGAAGTTTCGAAAAGCCTAG GAAAATATAAGAAAAGTAATGGCTACATAATAGTCAGTGCAAATGGTGGTCTCAATCAACAACGAGTTGCT ATTTGCAATGCTGTTGCTGTGGCATCTCTTCTAAATGCTACTCTTGTTCTTCCAAGATTTCTTTACAGCAATGTGTGGAATGATCCTAG TCAATTTGGTGATATTTACCAAGAAGAATATTTTATAGATGTAATGAAGGATGAAGTAGACATTGTCAATGAACTCCCCTCTCATTTGGCATCACTAGACCTTGAAGCAATTGGTAGCCTT ATTACTGATGCAGATCTTGTGAAGGAGGCAAAACCAACTGATTATGTTAGAACTGTGCTTCCTATCCTCTTGAAAAATGGAGTTGTTCACTTACTGGGATACGGGAATCGACTAGGCTTCGATCCATTGCCTTCTGAGCTTCAG AGACTAAGATGCAAATGCAACTTCCATGCTTTGAAATACGTGCCCGAAATCCAACGAGTTGGTTCTTTATTGGTTACAAGGATAAGAAAATATGATGCTGCACTGAGTATGTTGGACAAACAATTGCTTGGAAACTTCATGCACAGCATTCACTCAAAACAGCATGATGCTGCTGCAAGAGGCCCGTTCAAATATCTTGCTCTACACTTGAGATTCGAGATTGACATGGTAGCCTATTCCCTCTGTGACTTTGGACGTGGAGAAAGTGAGAGAAATGAACTTCAAGCATACAGAGAAATCCATTTTCCTCTGCTCATCGAGCGCTTAAAGAACTCGAA TGAGTTGAGAAAGTTGGGGAAATGTCCATTGACACCGGAAGAAGCAGCGCTAGTTCTTGCTGGTATAGGTTTTAAGCATAGAACTTACATTTACCTAGCTGGATCTCAGATATATGGTGGAAACTCCAGGATGAATTCCTTCACTAACCTCTATCCTAATTTGGTCACAAAGGAAACTCTCCTCACACCAAGAGAACTTGCACCTTTTCAAAACTTCTCTTCCAAG TTAGCAGCACTAGACTTCATTGCCTGTGCAACTGCCGATGTGTTTGCTATGACTGACTCCGGGAGCCAACTGTCCTCCCTGGTATCTGGATTTCGAACCTATTATGGTGGCGGCCATGCTCCTACTCTGCGGCCTAACAAGAAGAGGCTAGCAGCAATTTTGTCTGAGAATAGTACCATAGGCTGGAATAGTTTTGAAGACAGAGTTAAAAAGATGATCGAGGAAGGTCAAAGGGTACATGTAAGGAGGTTTGGTCGAAGCATTTATCGACAGCCAAGATGCCCAGAGTGCATGTGTAAATCCTACCTTTGA
- the LOC112166195 gene encoding O-fucosyltransferase 8 isoform X1 yields the protein MGKQGSKEYDPSNIGRRMSGGDYSLNSNMLWLHGLKSHDFHVLRNDSMKYSTCKGSFVGKKHLWLRKDVKSIVFVFVLMGFLILLDTFLVSFFDSMVLQNSSTLRKSLGLKEDKMDAYIMKEKSPVQMYDRLLKLASASLAKKEFKQESSTLWEEPNRRQVAAWKPCADREVSKSLGKYKKSNGYIIVSANGGLNQQRVAICNAVAVASLLNATLVLPRFLYSNVWNDPSQFGDIYQEEYFIDVMKDEVDIVNELPSHLASLDLEAIGSLITDADLVKEAKPTDYVRTVLPILLKNGVVHLLGYGNRLGFDPLPSELQRLRCKCNFHALKYVPEIQRVGSLLVTRIRKYDAALSMLDKQLLGNFMHSIHSKQHDAAARGPFKYLALHLRFEIDMVAYSLCDFGRGESERNELQAYREIHFPLLIERLKNSKSVSQSELRKLGKCPLTPEEAALVLAGIGFKHRTYIYLAGSQIYGGNSRMNSFTNLYPNLVTKETLLTPRELAPFQNFSSKLAALDFIACATADVFAMTDSGSQLSSLVSGFRTYYGGGHAPTLRPNKKRLAAILSENSTIGWNSFEDRVKKMIEEGQRVHVRRFGRSIYRQPRCPECMCKSYL from the exons ATGGGAAAGCAAGGGAGTAAAGAATATGATCCTTCTAATATTGGGAGGAGAATGTCAGGGGGAGATTACAGTTTGAATTCCAATATGTTGTGGCTTCATGGTCTGAAAAGTCATGACTTTCATGTTCTACGAAATGATTCCATGAAGTATAGTACTTGTAAGGGAAGCTTTGTGGGGAAAAAGCATTTGTGGCTTCGGAAAGATGTGAAGTCAAtcgtttttgtgtttgttttgatgggtttcctTATCCTGCTTGATACTTTTCTGGTGTCCTTTTTCGATTCTATGGTTCTTCAGAACAGTTCAACTTTAAGAAAATCTCTGGGCCTTAAG GAGGACAAAATGGATGCCTACATTATGAAAGAAAAATCACCAGTTCAGATGTATGATCGCCTACTAAAGTTGGCGTCTGCATCCCTTGCAAAG AAAGAGTTCAAGCAAGAGTCATCAACCTTATGGGAAGAACCAAATAGGAGGCAAGTTGCTGCATGGAAACCTTGTGCGGATAGAGAAGTTTCGAAAAGCCTAG GAAAATATAAGAAAAGTAATGGCTACATAATAGTCAGTGCAAATGGTGGTCTCAATCAACAACGAGTTGCT ATTTGCAATGCTGTTGCTGTGGCATCTCTTCTAAATGCTACTCTTGTTCTTCCAAGATTTCTTTACAGCAATGTGTGGAATGATCCTAG TCAATTTGGTGATATTTACCAAGAAGAATATTTTATAGATGTAATGAAGGATGAAGTAGACATTGTCAATGAACTCCCCTCTCATTTGGCATCACTAGACCTTGAAGCAATTGGTAGCCTT ATTACTGATGCAGATCTTGTGAAGGAGGCAAAACCAACTGATTATGTTAGAACTGTGCTTCCTATCCTCTTGAAAAATGGAGTTGTTCACTTACTGGGATACGGGAATCGACTAGGCTTCGATCCATTGCCTTCTGAGCTTCAG AGACTAAGATGCAAATGCAACTTCCATGCTTTGAAATACGTGCCCGAAATCCAACGAGTTGGTTCTTTATTGGTTACAAGGATAAGAAAATATGATGCTGCACTGAGTATGTTGGACAAACAATTGCTTGGAAACTTCATGCACAGCATTCACTCAAAACAGCATGATGCTGCTGCAAGAGGCCCGTTCAAATATCTTGCTCTACACTTGAGATTCGAGATTGACATGGTAGCCTATTCCCTCTGTGACTTTGGACGTGGAGAAAGTGAGAGAAATGAACTTCAAGCATACAGAGAAATCCATTTTCCTCTGCTCATCGAGCGCTTAAAGAACTCGAA GTCTGTTTCTCAAAGTGAGTTGAGAAAGTTGGGGAAATGTCCATTGACACCGGAAGAAGCAGCGCTAGTTCTTGCTGGTATAGGTTTTAAGCATAGAACTTACATTTACCTAGCTGGATCTCAGATATATGGTGGAAACTCCAGGATGAATTCCTTCACTAACCTCTATCCTAATTTGGTCACAAAGGAAACTCTCCTCACACCAAGAGAACTTGCACCTTTTCAAAACTTCTCTTCCAAG TTAGCAGCACTAGACTTCATTGCCTGTGCAACTGCCGATGTGTTTGCTATGACTGACTCCGGGAGCCAACTGTCCTCCCTGGTATCTGGATTTCGAACCTATTATGGTGGCGGCCATGCTCCTACTCTGCGGCCTAACAAGAAGAGGCTAGCAGCAATTTTGTCTGAGAATAGTACCATAGGCTGGAATAGTTTTGAAGACAGAGTTAAAAAGATGATCGAGGAAGGTCAAAGGGTACATGTAAGGAGGTTTGGTCGAAGCATTTATCGACAGCCAAGATGCCCAGAGTGCATGTGTAAATCCTACCTTTGA